One window from the genome of Verrucomicrobiota bacterium encodes:
- a CDS encoding PIN domain-containing protein, producing the protein MSVKIFLDTNVIVYAFDKTSRKKQTQARELLQIDRKWAVSWQVVQEFSSVALHRFKKPLSSEFLANFIDLVLWPKCSVMPSQAIFEKAIIIREQTQYRFYDALIIAAAIESGATKLLSEDLQDGRAFGELKIVNPFG; encoded by the coding sequence ATGAGCGTTAAGATCTTTCTCGACACGAACGTCATCGTCTATGCGTTCGATAAGACTTCGCGAAAGAAACAAACCCAAGCGCGTGAACTTTTGCAGATCGACCGCAAATGGGCGGTTAGCTGGCAGGTCGTGCAGGAGTTCAGCTCGGTTGCCTTACACCGATTCAAGAAACCTCTAAGCTCTGAGTTCCTGGCCAACTTTATTGATCTCGTGCTTTGGCCAAAGTGTAGTGTCATGCCCTCCCAAGCGATTTTCGAGAAAGCAATTATAATTCGGGAGCAGACTCAGTACCGCTTCTACGATGCATTGATAATCGCTGCGGCAATCGAATCGGGAGCAACAAAGCTGCTGAGCGAGGATCTTCAGGATGGACGGGCCTTCGGAGAATTAAAGATCGTGAATCCGTTTGGGTGA
- the thiD gene encoding bifunctional hydroxymethylpyrimidine kinase/phosphomethylpyrimidine kinase, with translation MTTRYPSVLTIAGSDSGGCAGIQADIKSISACGGYAASVITATTAQNTLGVTDIHPIPLSHLEKQLDAVLSDIEFGAVKIGMLHSCDVIELVAAKLSEYRARNIVLDPVMVATSGDRLIAESAVNCLKKFLPASLLITPNLKEAEILMGRSIHSESLQESTKEIGKHYQTSVLLKGGHLEGLDDQMVDTLYEAETGQITTITNPRVETKNTHGTGCSLSSSIATYLSLGFGLKDSVRKGCQYTNQAILNGKDRVLGKGNGPINHFGL, from the coding sequence ATGACGACCCGTTACCCATCCGTATTGACCATCGCAGGAAGCGACTCCGGTGGCTGTGCTGGCATTCAAGCAGACATCAAGAGCATCTCCGCCTGCGGTGGGTATGCGGCGAGCGTGATCACTGCTACCACCGCCCAAAACACCCTTGGCGTTACCGATATCCACCCAATCCCACTCTCCCATCTCGAAAAGCAGCTCGACGCGGTTCTCAGTGACATCGAATTTGGAGCGGTCAAGATCGGGATGCTCCATTCCTGCGACGTCATCGAATTGGTTGCGGCTAAATTGTCGGAATACAGGGCTCGGAATATTGTTCTAGATCCAGTGATGGTCGCGACCTCAGGGGATCGGCTGATCGCGGAAAGCGCGGTCAACTGTTTGAAAAAGTTCTTGCCCGCCTCGCTTTTAATTACTCCCAATCTCAAGGAAGCGGAAATCCTGATGGGGCGATCGATTCATTCTGAATCTCTTCAGGAGTCTACGAAGGAGATTGGCAAACACTACCAGACTTCAGTTCTTCTCAAAGGAGGACATCTCGAAGGTTTGGATGACCAAATGGTGGACACGCTCTACGAAGCCGAAACCGGTCAAATCACCACCATTACAAATCCTCGGGTAGAGACTAAGAACACCCACGGAACCGGCTGTAGTTTGTCCTCCAGTATCGCAACTTATCTTAGTTTGGGGTTTGGTTTGAAGGACTCTGTGCGGAAGGGTTGTCAGTATACCAATCAGGCCATTCTCAACGGAAAAGACCGGGTTCTTGGTAAGGGTAATGGACCCATCAATCACTTTGGTCTGTAG
- the thiE gene encoding thiamine phosphate synthase, producing the protein MRPPPPDYSLMFVTDDRVSDDDEFIQILEATLRGGATIVQLREKKLNTKRFYRRAVETKAVCDRYEVPLLVNDRIDIALSVNADGVHLGQSDMPPSVARKLIGDDKIIGWSVGSFEQAEEANGLEVDYLGLSPVFATNTKTLDLEPPLGLEGIEEIRKISGKPLVSIGGIDEGNAAAVIESGSDGIAVISAISRSCDPERTTTNLKEILCRTGSKR; encoded by the coding sequence GTGAGACCGCCTCCCCCAGACTACTCATTAATGTTCGTTACCGATGACCGTGTTTCCGACGACGATGAGTTCATCCAAATTCTGGAAGCGACCCTGAGAGGCGGAGCGACCATCGTCCAGCTCCGGGAAAAGAAACTGAACACCAAGAGGTTTTATCGGAGGGCGGTGGAAACGAAAGCCGTTTGCGACCGCTATGAAGTTCCGCTCCTCGTGAACGATCGGATCGACATCGCTTTGTCGGTCAACGCAGACGGCGTTCACCTTGGACAGAGCGACATGCCCCCTTCGGTTGCCCGGAAACTGATCGGCGACGATAAGATCATCGGATGGTCGGTGGGCAGTTTCGAGCAAGCAGAAGAGGCAAACGGTCTGGAGGTGGATTATCTCGGACTCTCCCCTGTTTTTGCCACCAACACCAAAACGCTGGATCTGGAACCTCCTCTCGGTTTGGAAGGCATTGAAGAAATCCGGAAGATCAGTGGAAAACCACTGGTATCTATCGGTGGAATTGATGAAGGGAATGCCGCCGCAGTGATTGAAAGTGGGTCGGATGGAATTGCGGTCATATCCGCAATCTCCAGATCCTGTGACCCAGAGCGAACTACTACCAACCTAAAGGAAATACTATGCCGAACTGGTTCGAAACGATAA
- a CDS encoding bacteriorhodopsin, whose protein sequence is MPDTENALGNATFENYVGLDIGFTEMGYQLSAHTLTLGYATMLAALLYFVMTIKQVAPRFRMSSILSGVVMVSAALLLYVQATNWTDAFAFDPATGLYMLQEGKDLFNNGYRYLNWLIDVPMLLFQILFVVTLTKSKFSSVRNRFWISGTLMIATGYAGQFYEVTNPTVWLIWGAISTVFFIDILYVMKKKVINEGKEGIPADAAKTLESIWWLFLISWMLYPGAYLMPLMLDGEAGVVGRHITYTVADITSKIIYGVLLSLVAMKLSKAEGYVSEEAVLK, encoded by the coding sequence ATGCCCGATACAGAAAACGCTCTCGGTAACGCTACCTTCGAAAACTATGTCGGTCTCGACATCGGTTTCACGGAAATGGGTTACCAGCTCTCCGCTCATACTCTCACACTCGGTTACGCAACCATGCTTGCCGCGTTGTTGTATTTTGTCATGACCATTAAACAGGTCGCTCCTCGATTCCGAATGTCCTCCATCCTCTCAGGGGTGGTGATGGTGTCTGCCGCTCTGCTTCTCTACGTGCAGGCCACGAACTGGACCGACGCCTTTGCGTTCGATCCCGCGACGGGTCTTTACATGCTGCAGGAAGGAAAGGATCTGTTTAACAACGGCTACCGTTACCTGAACTGGTTGATCGATGTTCCCATGTTGCTCTTCCAGATCCTCTTTGTGGTGACCCTGACGAAGAGTAAGTTCTCTTCGGTCCGGAACCGGTTCTGGATCTCGGGGACTCTGATGATTGCAACCGGATACGCCGGCCAGTTTTATGAAGTAACCAACCCAACCGTTTGGCTGATCTGGGGTGCGATATCGACTGTGTTCTTCATCGATATCCTCTATGTGATGAAGAAAAAGGTCATTAACGAGGGTAAAGAAGGCATTCCGGCCGATGCTGCGAAAACACTGGAATCGATCTGGTGGCTCTTCCTGATCTCGTGGATGCTCTATCCGGGTGCCTACCTAATGCCGCTCATGCTCGACGGTGAAGCGGGTGTGGTCGGCCGCCACATTACCTACACAGTAGCAGACATCACTTCGAAGATCATTTACGGAGTGCTCCTCTCGCTCGTAGCGATGAAACTGAGCAAGGCCGAGGGTTACGTTTCGGAAGAAGCGGTTCTCAAGTAG
- a CDS encoding GTP-binding protein: protein MIPQFSVDSPIASAFRYGVSFARWNPDLSEEEISKVPVTVLCGFLGAGKTTVLNHILSHRGSPKFAVLVNDLGEINVDASLIRNAVKEENGAFSGMLELQGGCICCSIQTELLDSLLELVQRFEPEYILVEATGVAEPEAILETLYSGNTFGRRGTDFLQVANMVTVIDGGNLGQYFASSENTGGSRRTHLLPSDPRRPVQELLIEQIECADVLILNKVDGLDGDDRRRFEGYLKGLNRTAEIWECSFGNIDVEVLLGTNRFSEQSTLAGAGWHQAMLANEKSGRVEGHESVLAEDSQEHHHQEHLHDHQHDHHHEDEHDHHHDHEGHDHHDHRDYGLDTFVFNARTPFVESRFLKVMRKGLPGVIRAKGLYWSDRRPTHVGFLSIAGKMMRADYQSEWFHTAVQRGDEKLENLPEVVRNAWTPGQGDRRQEIVFIGIDMDREKIEKALRDCFVEEVGVGKKT, encoded by the coding sequence TTGATTCCTCAATTTTCCGTCGACTCTCCTATTGCAAGCGCCTTTCGTTACGGTGTGTCTTTCGCCCGATGGAATCCTGACCTTTCTGAGGAGGAAATATCAAAAGTTCCGGTCACTGTTTTGTGCGGTTTTCTCGGTGCTGGAAAGACTACCGTTCTGAATCATATCCTTTCTCACAGGGGCTCGCCAAAATTTGCGGTGTTGGTCAATGACCTCGGGGAGATTAATGTAGATGCGTCCCTGATTCGCAATGCAGTCAAAGAAGAAAACGGTGCGTTTTCCGGAATGTTGGAGCTTCAGGGTGGCTGCATTTGCTGTAGCATCCAAACGGAGTTGCTCGACTCACTGCTCGAGCTCGTCCAACGATTCGAGCCGGAGTATATCCTCGTCGAGGCTACCGGAGTGGCAGAGCCGGAGGCGATTCTCGAGACGCTTTATTCAGGGAACACTTTTGGCCGTAGGGGTACGGACTTTCTCCAAGTGGCGAATATGGTGACCGTGATCGATGGCGGAAATTTAGGTCAGTATTTTGCCTCAAGCGAAAATACTGGAGGGTCTCGGCGGACGCATCTTCTCCCCAGTGATCCTCGCCGCCCGGTTCAGGAGCTGCTGATCGAACAGATCGAATGCGCAGATGTTTTGATCCTTAATAAAGTTGATGGTTTAGACGGTGATGATCGTCGTCGGTTTGAAGGTTATCTCAAGGGTCTCAATCGAACGGCAGAGATATGGGAGTGCAGTTTTGGCAACATTGATGTGGAGGTCCTGCTGGGAACGAATCGATTCAGTGAGCAGAGCACTCTTGCAGGCGCCGGTTGGCATCAAGCCATGTTGGCAAACGAAAAATCCGGCAGGGTAGAGGGGCACGAGAGCGTGTTGGCCGAAGACTCACAGGAGCACCATCATCAGGAACACCTCCACGACCACCAACACGATCATCACCACGAAGACGAGCACGATCATCACCATGATCACGAAGGCCATGACCATCACGATCACAGGGACTACGGCTTGGATACATTTGTCTTCAACGCACGGACTCCTTTCGTCGAATCCCGCTTCCTTAAAGTCATGCGCAAGGGGTTGCCGGGAGTGATACGGGCAAAGGGCCTCTACTGGTCAGATCGCCGTCCGACTCACGTAGGGTTCCTTTCCATCGCAGGTAAGATGATGCGCGCCGACTATCAATCCGAGTGGTTCCACACCGCAGTTCAGCGAGGAGATGAGAAATTGGAAAACCTACCGGAAGTCGTCCGCAATGCATGGACTCCCGGCCAAGGCGATCGGCGCCAGGAAATCGTTTTCATCGGAATTGATATGGACCGGGAGAAAATCGAAAAGGCACTAAGGGATTGTTTTGTGGAGGAGGTAGGGGTCGGAAAGAAGACGTAG
- the tenA gene encoding thiaminase II translates to MPNWFETINAKTDPIRREIKSHPFIEKLMDGTLSKEVFRFYIEQDALYLSEYKRVLGALGIKCNDDPDIQFFLSAATGIIEVEQAVHELYLENGPDLGKISPTCELYNSYLSRMVHTRPLEEGLAAVLPCFTIYKEVGDFILANQTNQEENPYQKWIATYGGEEFADSVNEAIAITDKHAETASEETLRRMDAAFEKASRLEWMFWDSAYRKETWPV, encoded by the coding sequence ATGCCGAACTGGTTCGAAACGATAAACGCCAAGACCGATCCGATCAGACGTGAGATCAAGTCACATCCGTTCATTGAAAAGCTGATGGACGGCACTTTGTCGAAAGAGGTTTTCCGATTCTATATCGAGCAGGATGCGCTCTATTTATCAGAATACAAACGGGTCTTGGGCGCACTCGGAATCAAGTGTAACGACGATCCGGATATTCAATTTTTTTTGAGCGCCGCCACCGGAATTATCGAAGTGGAACAAGCCGTCCATGAGCTTTACCTCGAAAATGGCCCCGACCTGGGAAAAATCTCGCCGACCTGTGAGCTCTATAACAGCTACCTCAGCCGCATGGTTCATACCCGTCCACTGGAGGAGGGATTGGCCGCCGTTTTACCTTGTTTTACGATCTATAAAGAGGTGGGTGACTTCATTCTAGCGAATCAAACGAACCAGGAGGAAAACCCTTATCAAAAATGGATTGCAACGTATGGAGGAGAGGAGTTTGCCGATTCGGTAAACGAGGCAATAGCCATCACCGATAAGCACGCTGAAACCGCTTCGGAAGAAACGCTGAGACGAATGGATGCCGCTTTTGAAAAAGCCTCGAGGCTGGAGTGGATGTTCTGGGACAGTGCTTATCGGAAAGAGACGTGGCCAGTATGA
- the thiM gene encoding hydroxyethylthiazole kinase, with product MLTTEQTITKIREQSPLVHNITNYVVMNNTANALLAIGASPVMAHAIEEVEDIVSISSSLVINMGTLSPEWVDAMLSAANKANELGKPSVFDPVGMGASPYRNQSAKSIMEAATPTVIRGNASEIMALAKVSSSTKGVDSTAASTEAIDAAQSLSQSLSNTIVISGATDYVVTGTQVDEVNEGSPMMAAVTGMGCTATAVIGACLGVNSDGHSAALSAMEIMGEAGSQAAALSKGPGSFQMNFLDCLYGITTS from the coding sequence ATGCTCACAACTGAACAAACGATTACGAAAATTCGGGAACAGTCACCACTCGTGCACAACATCACCAATTACGTGGTGATGAACAATACCGCGAACGCCCTATTGGCCATCGGAGCCTCGCCTGTCATGGCGCATGCCATTGAAGAGGTAGAAGATATCGTCTCCATATCATCCTCTTTGGTCATCAACATGGGGACACTGAGTCCTGAATGGGTGGACGCGATGTTGTCGGCGGCGAATAAGGCGAACGAGCTCGGCAAGCCGTCTGTATTCGATCCAGTTGGGATGGGAGCGTCTCCGTATCGCAATCAGAGTGCCAAGAGTATTATGGAGGCGGCCACTCCCACAGTCATCCGGGGGAATGCGTCCGAAATCATGGCACTGGCGAAAGTATCCAGTAGCACGAAGGGAGTGGATAGCACCGCAGCCTCCACCGAGGCGATCGACGCGGCTCAGAGTCTTTCTCAATCCCTCTCGAACACGATTGTGATCAGTGGTGCCACTGACTATGTCGTCACAGGAACTCAAGTGGATGAGGTGAACGAGGGCAGCCCAATGATGGCCGCAGTAACAGGTATGGGATGCACCGCCACTGCGGTGATTGGAGCCTGCTTGGGGGTAAACTCCGATGGGCACTCAGCCGCATTGAGCGCGATGGAGATCATGGGAGAAGCGGGCAGTCAAGCGGCAGCCCTATCAAAGGGCCCGGGCAGCTTCCAAATGAATTTTCTCGATTGCCTCTACGGGATCACAACATCGTGA
- a CDS encoding nuclear transport factor 2 family protein, which produces MDAWLKAVNAHSVVDVCALYAPDAILLPTLSDVICDSPERIRKYFESFLTQPKLLATLESCYVQEYSEIKIDSGIYQFEWDNEEMGLMQFTRARFTFVIRDERIVEHHSSMAPQLSA; this is translated from the coding sequence ATTGACGCGTGGTTGAAGGCAGTGAATGCCCACTCGGTGGTTGATGTTTGTGCGCTTTACGCTCCCGACGCAATTTTGTTGCCGACTCTCTCCGATGTGATTTGTGACTCACCCGAACGTATCAGGAAGTATTTCGAGTCCTTTCTCACCCAACCGAAGTTGCTTGCCACTCTCGAAAGTTGCTACGTTCAAGAGTATTCTGAGATTAAGATCGACTCGGGGATTTATCAGTTTGAATGGGATAATGAGGAAATGGGGCTAATGCAGTTCACCCGCGCCCGCTTCACCTTCGTCATTCGCGACGAACGGATCGTCGAACATCACTCCAGTATGGCGCCGCAGTTGTCAGCTTGA